A genomic region of Miscanthus floridulus cultivar M001 chromosome 3, ASM1932011v1, whole genome shotgun sequence contains the following coding sequences:
- the LOC136543993 gene encoding uncharacterized protein produces the protein MTHAEMMATHHESARALEMLAHAIGGFSCGGPGGNGGKGGGARGPKRPYSYQEFLGTHPLTFTPTMEPLDVEHWLRILEQKFQLVNVMDEQKVCFAAQQLLRSASAWWDTFNAMQPMDPHVTWWEFTTALRQYYIPVGLMNKKLFKFLELKQGNMTVMEYVKKFNHLLQYTGTHVDTNEKKMYHFNHGLSCILQVKLYIGGY, from the coding sequence atgacccatgctgAGATGATGGCTACTCATCATGAGTCAgctcgtgccttggagatgctggcacatgctattggtggcttctcctgtggaggccccggtggcaatggcgggaaagggggtggtgcccgtggtcctAAGAGGCCCTATTCCTATCAAGAATTCTTGGGGACACACCCGCTCACGTTCACACCAACTATGGAGCCTCTGGACgtagagcattggcttcgtattctagagcagaagtttcagttGGTCAATGTGATGGATGAGCAAAAGGTGTGCTTTGCCGCACAGCAGCTTCTGCGATCtgccagtgcttggtgggacactttcaatgccatgcagcctatGGACCCCCATGTTACTTGGTGGGAGTTTACCACCGCTTTGCGTCAGTACTATATTCCTGTTGGTTTGATGAACAAGAAGTTGTTCAAGTTTCTAGAGCTAAAACAAGGAAATATGACCGTGATGGAATATGTGAAGAAGTTCAACCATCTTTTACAATATActgggactcatgtggatactaatgagaagaagatgtACCATTTCAATCacggtctctcttgcatcttgcaagtgAAGCTGTATATAGGGGGCTATtag